In a single window of the Gossypium hirsutum isolate 1008001.06 chromosome A13, Gossypium_hirsutum_v2.1, whole genome shotgun sequence genome:
- the LOC107893884 gene encoding ninja-family protein AFP3, with protein sequence MFPSKMGSEASENRSKEMENLSLQTENSPRNLLQRFMSRETLDSTRSEGEDDEDEEEVELNLGLSLGGRFGVDKHASKLKRSSSIAGSIPIFREDDSANAPPPSVHHPTTLIRASSLPTVTEEEWRKRKELQTLRRMEAKRRRSEKQRISRGKMEESKGLQGARNSGEARSSGSASSLQEQGDSEAATGSSGTKTSGSERTLGLIGETVENKEKEGGKAMEDMPHVFTKGEGPNGKRVDGILYKYGKGEEVRIMCVCHGNFFSPTEFVKHAGGGDVDNPLRHIVINPSSSSLL encoded by the exons ATGTTTCCATCAAAAATGGGATCAGAAGCAAGTGAAAACAGAAGCAAAGAAATGGAGAATCTTTCTTTGCAAACAGAAAATTCCCCAAGAAACCTGTTACAAAGATTCATGTCAAGAGAAACACTAGATTCAACAAGAAGTGAAGGtgaagatgatgaagatgaagaagaagtgGAGCTGAATCTTGGGTTATCATTAGGAGGCAGATTTGGTGTTGATAAGCATGCAAGTAAGTTGAAAAGGTCATCTTCTATTGCTGGTTCAATACCAATATTTAGAGAAGATGATAGTGCCAATGCTCCACCACCATCTGTTCATCACCCAACAACTCTCATCAGAGCCTCTTCTTTGCCCACCGTGACTGAGGAAGAGTGGAGGAAGAGAAAAGAGTTGCAGACCCTAAGAAGGATGGAAGCTAAGAGGAGAAGAAGTGAGAAGCAGAGGATTTCAAGAGGGAAAATGGAGGAAAGTAAAGGCCTTCAAG GAGCTAGAAATTCTGGTGAAGCAAGAAGCTCTGGTAGTGCTTCATCCTTGCAAGAACAAGGCGATTCAGAGGCAGCTACCGGTTCTTCAGGGACAAAGACGAGTGGGAGTGAAAGAACTCTGGGACTGATAGGCGAGACAGTCGAAAATAAGGAGAAAGAAGGGGGAAAGGCGATGGAAGATATGCCTCATGTGTTCACAAAGGGAGAAGGTCCTAATGGGAAAAGAGTAGATGGGATTTTATACAAGTATGGGAAGGGAGAGGAAGTGAGGATAATGTGTGTATGCCATGGCAATTTTTTTTCTCCAACTGAGTTTGTAAAGCATGCAGGTGGTGGTGATGTGGATAACCCTCTTAGGCATATAGTTATTAACCCTTCCTCTTCTTCCCTTTTGTAA